From the genome of Nitrosomonas sp. Is79A3:
CGTATCTGATTTTTGAAAGGATCTAGCAGGCCGTTGAAAAACTATCTGCGTTGCCGCTGCGGTGTTAAAAACAGACTCAAAATGCTCATTTATTATGCATAAACTGCGCTTTTTCGCCTGTTTTTGCCTTGTATCGGCTGCCTCGAAAACGTTTTTCAACGGCCTGCTAGCCTGCAGGTTCTTATTTTGTATCGCTTCATGTTTTAGACATACTCGGACGGTTGCAAGAACGCTTGCTTACAATTTATGAATACACCCGTTGCGCCTTCTGTTGATGTCATCATACCTGTCTATAATGCGCCAGAGTTGACAAAGCGGTGTATTGATTCTGCTGTCACTGTTCTGGGTCCGTCGATTAGGACTATTTATATTCAAGACGATGCATCCGACACAGAGACTTGTGCGATGCTCGATCACTTGTGTTACCAGCAGCTTCATGTTTATCACGCGCCCGAAAATCAGGGGTTTGGCAAATCGGTCAATGACGCGGTGGCACGCTCGGATGCCGATTTGGTGCTCGTGCTTAATTCGGATACCGAAATTGACGAAAATTTCTTGCCGCTATTGTGCGAAGCTTTTGCGGCTGATCCGGAATTGGCGGTTATCAGTCCAGCGCATGACAATTCTGCCAGATCTAAACTGGATCGCTATCAACGCCGACCGGGGGGGTATATCGCCACGTATCGCTTTCAAGGGTATGCTTTTTTAATCCGGCGCAATCTATTTGCCGCAATGGGCGGATTTGATGTGCAGTTTGGCCGGGGTTATTTTGAAGATACTGATCTGGGACGTCGTTTGGTTCAGCAAGGATGGCGTATGGGTGTGCATCCGGATGCGTCCATCCACCATGCTGGGGGCGCATCGTTTGGACGCGGCCGGTCGTATCGGGTATTGGCGAAGCGTAACCGTGCATTATATCTTTCGCGTTATCCTGAAGCACGCCGCAATATTCTGCTGGTTTCAGGCCCCTACACATTGGCTGATTTATCTGTGCAACTGGCAGACTCAATTGATCAGGTGTTGCGGCAAGGTGGCGGCATTCATTGGCTGACACCCTTGCCATTACCCCAGTTATCTTGTCTGCAGATGCGGAACGGTACAGCAAGCATCAAAATGGCAATCGGACTGATGCTACGCGGCCGGTCTCGCGTGGACAAGCGTATTTCTGCAGTGTGGATTTTGCCGGGTGCACCCGTATTGTTGCAGATTCTATTAGTACTTTTTGCTCGTGTGCGTAACCTGGAAATACGGAAATGGGAAGCGGGGCAGTTTGAATTTGCCGGACGTTTATCAGATTCGCAGCAGGAATTTCCAGAGAAACCCGTATTAAAGCAAGAGATTATCAAACAGAATCTGGAATAATTGCAATGTTCAAGCAATTCAAATTTAAAACGATTTATTGAAAACAGCCTTCAATTGGTTTTATGCCAGCTAATATTACACATCAAGAATTGTTGGTAAGGTTTGCGCTAGTTCTCCTCTGCCTGGGGTTCTGGCGTAGCGAGGTGAATTATGTTTCTTTCCCGTTGCTCGGGATCGCTTGGGTATTAGACGGCGGTTTGTATCGATTAAGTCAGGCTATCAAAGAACCATTTGTACAGGCGATTCTTCTGTTATGCACGCTTTTGTTTTTAGGGTTGTTATGGAGTGAGTTGCTGGGAAACGGACGAATGAAATGGTTAAAGTACTTTATCCTATTGATTTTCATTCCATTCTACTCGCTGTTGAATAGAAAACGCCTGCCATGGGCGATAGGCGGGCTGGCGACAGGCTACTTGGGTGTTCTGTCTGTAGGGATCTATCAGTGGCTTGCCCTGGGAGTTCAGGGTATTCCGCTCGTGGGAATGTCTTATCTGAGTTTTTCAGCCATGCTTGGGGTTGGTGCAATAATGGCAGTTGGTTTTGCTGACATGAATCGGTCAAAGAAACTAGGGATATTGTTGTGGATTGTGGCGATTGCGTTAATATTTATTCAATTTCATCAGAATGGAAGAATTCTTCTGCTCGCAACGCTAATCGCTGTATTGCTTATGGCATTCTTGCGCTACAAAATAGAAATCAGAAAATTTATAGGTATTCTAATTTCCGTTTCGATAGTCACCGTGATTTTTGCTTATAACAGTCCTGTGTTTCAGGATAGATTAATTCAAGCAAAAAATGATATTGAATTGTTACAACAAGGTAATTACAGTTCTAGCTTAGGATATCGTCTTGCCATGTGGGATGTTGGACTGCACGCTATCGCTGAGCGCCCCCTGTCGGGCTATGGAACAGGTTCGCCTGAACGCTATTTCGACAATGCAATTTTGACGTACAAAAATGGCATATATAAGGATTTGCCGGAATTTCAGGAAACCTCCCATTATCATAATGATTGGATCGAGATTGGTATGCATATCGGTGTTCCCGGTATGCTGGCTTTACTGTTTTTGTACTGGGGCTGGTACCAGGCGTTTAAGAGAAGCCGCTTAGCGATATTGGGTGCAGGATTGGTGAGTTATATTATTCTGGCAGGGTTTACCGATGCTTTTATTATTTTCAGCAGGACGCCGGTTCTTTTGTTGTTGATCACGGGGATTATCATGAGCTGGCACAGACAAGTACCAGAGAGGATCTAAGCATATTATGCAACCAGAACGAATTGGCACTGAAACAACCACTGTTTGTTATCTGTGCGGTAAGCAGGGAACGATAGTGTATCGTAATCTGGTGGATCGGCTTTTTGGCGCTCCCGGGGAATGGACGTTCAAAAAATGCACAGATGCCGATTGCGGTGTGGTCTGGTTAGATCCCAGGCCGACGATTGATGAGGTTGGCAAAGCTTACCAAAATTATTACACGCATGATCAATCTAGTTATGCACAACAAACACGGTTGGCTCGTATTGTTCGCAGCATTCTGCACACTCTGAGCATTAGCTTACTGGGGTTACGTAGCGAGCGCCGCCGTTATAAGTGTATGTATCTGAATAAAATAGCCCCAGGCCGGTTACTGGAGGTGGGTTGCGGCAACGGAAAACGATTGGCGCGAATGCGGGCTTTGGGTTGGGATGTCACAGGGCAGGAGATTGATCCGGTGGCCTCGGAGTATGTGCGTGAAGAAAAAGGTATTCCCGTCCATTTAGGGCCGCTTGAAACCATGGATACTCCCGGAGAATTTGATGTTGTGATTCTGAGTCATGTCATTGAACATGTACATGATCCTGTTGCTTTGTTGAGGATGTGTCACCGTCTACTTAAAAAGAACGGTCTACTGGTATTGCTGACACCGAATGTTGCGAGCTATGGCCATCGCAAATTTGGGGCTGGCTGGCGTGGTCTTGAATCGCCTCGGCATATACATCTATTTACCTGTAAAACATTGGTTCGGCTTGCTCAAAAATCTGGTTTTAGCAATCCGAATTCTTGGACGACACCGATCGGTGCTTATGGGATTGGTCAAAGTAGCTCACCGTCAGCAGAAACTACTAAAGCAGGATGTCAGTGTATGACAACTCGTGATGTGTTGAGAGGATTCTGGTTTCAGCTGGCTGCGTACCTGGTTTTTCAATTCGATAAAAATTCCGGTGAGGAATCTGTGTTGATGGCGACAAAGTGAACAACTCTGTTCTGATCCGCTCTTATTAGGGAGGAAAAGTGATCGATTCTCAATCTCCGGTTATTCATGATTCAATTGAGATAATTCCTGTTAATCCGGCAATTGATGACTATATGATCAGTTTATTAACACAAACTGATCATCCTGTTCTCATAGAAATGGAAAAATTTGCACAGCTAAGAAATTTTCCGATTGTTAATCGCTTGGTGGGTGTTTTTCTTGAAACACAAGCGAAAATGATTAACGCAAAGCGGGTATTTGAATTCGGCAGCGGTTATGGTTATTCGGCTTACTGGTTTGCAAGGGCTGTTGGTGCCGATGGGTGTGTCATTTGCAGTGACGCTAATGACACGAATCGCGAACGCGCAGAAAAGTATCTTTCCACTGCTGCTTTATGGCAACGTATAGAATTCTGTGTGGATAGGGCGCAGGATGTTTTCGCACAGACTAATGGTCTATTTGATATTTGTTATAACGATGTGGATAAAGGCTATTATCCGGAAATCTGGCAAATGGCCAAGCATCGGATACGTCCCGGCGGGCTATATATTGCTGACAATGTGTTGTGGCATGGCCGTGTAGCCATGAAGAATTGCCCGGATGCTGAGTATGATTCAACAAAAGCGATTGTAGAACATAATCGGCTGATTTTTTCTGACCCGGATTTTGATACATTTATTAATCCAACGCGCGATGGTGTCATCGTCGCGAGAAAGAAATAATGCTAACCATGTTCAAGAAATGGTAACTGACTATGCGGATCTTCCGGTAGTATTGGTGTAATTCTCATGGCAGTTTAATAGATTAATTGGTATAGTTAATATATCTCATTTGTAATAGAGCGGGCTGTTACAGTGCGCTTGTTGTTGTAATACATATTTTTTCAGGGAAATAATAATATGCAAATTCATGTTTATGATACTTATGTTAAAGCGAAAGACGGGCATACGATGCATTTTGACGTATTCACAGCGGTGAAGGATGATCAGAAAGCGGTTGAGTATGCAAAGCAATGGCTTTCTACAATTGGCGAAGCGGACGCAACGGTCACCAGTAAGGAATGTAGCTTCTGTCATAGCCAGAGCGCACCTGCAAATGTGACTGATGAGATCAACAAGAATGGTTTTTACATTTACAAGATGGAAGGTTGTTAATCATTGTTTGCTGATTGTAAGAATTTAGATTTTAGATGCTGCATCTTGACTCTGATCAATCACTGAAATCGTATCGACCATCATACTCAAGGTTTCCGAAATGAAGCATAAATTTAGAAAATTAATAATAGCTGGTGCTGTTTTTACGTTGTGTAACTCGGTTCAAGCCGCAGAGCCAAAATTGATTGGTGAACACGGTGACTGGACGGCCTATATGTTTATGGAAAACAATAACAAAGTTTGCTATATGGTGAGTAAGCCCAAGAAATCAGAAGGCAATTACTCAAAGCGCGGTGATGTATTTGCTTTAATTACCCATCGTCCTGCTGAGAAAAGTAAAAATGTTTTTAGTTATATTGCCGGTTATGCATACAAACCTGGCAGTGAAGCGACAGTTACAGTGAATAATCAAAGTTTTCGTCTTTTTACTCAGGATGACTCAGCCTGGGCTTCTGATGAAGCAACCGATAATAAAATAACGGATGGTATAAAGCGCGGGAATTCATTGGTAATCAAGGGTGCATCAGCGCGCGGTACGGAAACAATCGATACTTTCGGATTGAGTGGCTCATCAGCAGCGCATAAGGCAATTTCATCTGAGTGTGGCGTGAAATAAATTTATTAGGTTTGTCCCGGAATATCGAATCTGCCTTGTATCAATAACAGGAAAGTCTATGCGTGACAAGATAGTTATTTATCAGAAGCCTACCTGCAGTAAATGTAGGGCGACATTATCTCTGCTGAAAGAAAGTGGTGAAGAATTTGAATCGATCAATTATTATGAAACTCCTCTAACGATTGATAAATTGCGAGAGTTGGTTCAGAAGCTCAATTTGCCGGTACGTGATCTTTTGCGCAAAGATGAGCCATCTGCGGGAAACTTAGGTGCGGCATCGGATGACGAAATCATTAAAGCAATGGTGGAGAATCCAGATCTGATTCAGCGCCCCATAGTCGTGCGTGGCAGCAAAGCGAGATTATGCAGACCGCCTGAGAACGTTATGGAATTGCTCAAGTAAATATAAGTTATATAAAACAGATGATTCCGTACAGTGTGTCTAGAATGTACGGAATCCCTATTCCAATATATTTGATGGAACTACGAACTATACAGCGGTTTCTTTCGCTGTATCCGATGAAGCGGAACTTGAATTTTTAGTGCTGCTAGCGCGAGCGGGTAATTTTTCACGGATACGTGCTGATTTTCCAGCGCGATCTCTAAGATAATAAAGTTTTGCGCGGCAAACTGCGCCTCTCCGCTTGATTTCTATACTCGCTATCAATGGCGAGTATGTTTGAAAAGTGCGTTCTACGCCTTCACCACTTGAAATTTTACGAACTGTAAATGCGGAATTCAGACCACGGTTGCGTTTTGCTATCACAACACCCTCATAAGCCTGCACACGTTTGCGGTCGCCTTCAACAACATTGACATTAACAATAACTGTATCTCCCGGGGAAAAAACAGGTATTTCTTTGTTAAGTCGCTTTATTTCTTCTGCTTCCAATTGTTCAATTAAGTTCATGTCTTCTTCCCCTATTTGCAGATCTTACCTGGATTTACAGGATTGTTTAAATTCTTCCAAAAGTTTTTCTTCTTCTACTGTCATGCCATGCGCAAATTTTAACTCAAATAAATCAGGCCGTTTTAACCATGTTCTGCCGAGCGCTTGTTGTAAGCGCCAGCGTCGAATATGCGCATGGTTTCCTGACATAAGTACCTCTGGCACCTGGTTGCCTTTATATATCTCAGGGCGAGTATAGTGCGGGCAATCCAATAACCCATCAGCAAAAGAGTCCTGATTCGCGGATTCCGGATCACCTAATGTTCCTGGAATCTGTCTGACGATACAATCGATTAATACCATTGCAGCCAACTCGCCACCTGAGACAACATAATCGCCAATAGAAATTTCCATATCAACTTGGCGCATGATTAAGCGTTCATCTATGCCTTCATACCGCCCGCAGAGCAATATTAAGCCCGGGAGTGTGCTAAGTTGTTTGACCATTTCGTGATCAAGCCGCTTTCCCTGTGGTGTCAGATAGGCTGTCTGAGTTTTTTCAATACCCAATGCCTTTTGTCTTGCTTTAGCCTGAGTGATGGCATCTTCTAATGGTTGTGCCATCATGACCATCCCCGGCCCTCCGCCATAAGGGCTGTCATCTACCGTACGATGATTGTCGTGAGTAAAGTCGCGCGGATTCCATGTGTTAAGTTGAAAGATGGCGTTCCTATTCGCCTTCCCTATAACGCCATATTGCGTAATGGCATTAAACATTTCCGGAAATAATGTGATGACATCGCATTCAAACGCCATTGCTTGTCACCTTAATAGTCTATACCCCAGTCAACCGTGATCCGAGAAAGCTTTAAATCAACTTTTACGATAATATGTTCGATAAAAGGGATGAGCCTTTCTTTTCCTTCTTGATCCATGCACTGTACGCGTAATACGTCATTCGCACCCGTTTCAAACAGACCTATCACCTTACCAAGTTCTTTGCCTTCTAAATTCACCACTTCAGTGCCAACTAAATCTGACCAATAGTAGCCGCTGTCCCCGTCTTCTGGTAAATCTGGCAATTGACTGCGTGGAACTGCTATTTGCATTCCTTTGAGCTTCAAAGCCTGTGTGCGGTCAGTGCATTCCTTTAGTCTTGCGTTTAATATGTTACCGTTAATATGCCCGGTTTCAACGCGCACTTCTTGCCATTCGTCATTTTCTTTTCTTAACCACCAAGATGGGTATTCCAGTAGTCCGTCAATATATTCAGTGTAAGGATTGACTTTTACCCAACCATGAATTCCAAAAGGGCCGATAATATGACCCATTATCGCCATCGGAACGACTGATTTATCTGTCTTAGCTATTTGCCGTCGCTTCTTTGCTGGTAGAAAATTGTTTGACCAACCGGGTTGCCGTTGTTGATAGCTGGGCACCTTGGGATTGCCAATATGCAACCCGATCCAGTTGAACCCGCAATGTTTCTTCACCACCGGTAGCTCTTGGGTTATAAAAGCCAACGCGCTCTATAAACCGGCCGTCGCGTGCGTAGCGGGAATTTGCCACAACCATATTAAAAAACGGACGTTTTTTTGCGCCACCTCTTGCCAATCTGATAATAACCATATTTTTGCCTATAAGCCTGTCTATAATTATGAAGCTTGAATTGAAATAACTTTTAATTTTACAGTAATTTCTGTAATTCTGACAAGTGATAAAATAACCATACTCTTGCGGCTATAAGCTCTTAACCAGCAGAAATTAACAAACGCGTTAAACATACGCTTCTATAGTGGAATAGATAAATTGCTCCCGAAGTTTTCCAAAGATTATATTATTCATGAATCAAACCAGTGTGTTTCATGTGGCTTATGTTTGCCGCATTGCCCAACTTATCGATTATTAAAATCAGAAGCTGATTCTCCGCGGGGGCGTATTGTTTTGATGAACGGGGTTGTTAATGGACGCATTCCTTTGAATGCGCGATTTATTCTACATATGGATCGGTGCTTAACATGCCGGGCTTGCGAATCTGTTTGTCCGAATAATGTTTCCTATGGTCATTTAATTGATGAGACGCGTGCGTTGATTGCAGATCACTCAGAATCCATGACGGTCATTCGAAAGTCAAGTGCGCGCAGTGTGTTGGAAAAGCAGCTGCTTACCCGGCCTGCACGCATAGATCGTTTGCGTCGATTGTTTTATTTTATACAGAAAAGCGGTTGGTTACGTTGGCTGCAAAAGCTGGACCAACTGGAGAAAAATAAATTATTTAAATTTATTGTGCAGCTTCCTTTGGTTAAGTTTCCTCTTGCAGCGATTGTTGATGGGAAGCGTGCTCCGGGTAAGCTTTGGAGGGATATATATCCGGCGGAAGGTAAAAAGCGTGGTGAAGTCGGTTTGTTCTTGGGATGTGTGGCACGAATAACGGATGTCTCGACATTAAATTCGAGCATCTATGTATTGAATCGCTTGGGTTATACCGTCCATATTCCAGCAGATCAAACTTGTTGTGGTGCCCTCCATCAGCATAGTGGCGCACTGAAACAAGCTGCTTTATTGGCACAACAAAACAAATCAGCTTTTTCCAGACTCAAAGCGGACACGATTATCAGTGCCGCATCGGGATGTGGTGTACAGTTGCTTGAATCCGGAGTAGTTGATGAGCGTAATTTGATTACAGACATCAGCCGGTTTCTGGCAACGGCTGAAGGATGGGAAAGAGTGAAAATAGCACCATTGCCGCAAAAAATTCTGGTGCATGATCCATGCAGTTTGCGTAATGTATTAAGGGATCAAGTGTATCCGTACAAATTGATTGCCCGTATACCTGGTGTGCAAATAGTGTCTCTACCAGGTAATGATCAATGCTGCGGTGCTGCGGGGACTTATTTCATGGATCAGCCTGAAATTGCGAGTAGTCTGCTGGAACCCAAACTATCTGCGGCGATGGATAGCGGTGCTCGACACCTAGTGACTTCGAATATTGGTTGCGCAATGCATATAGCAAATGGATTATACGAAAAAGGAATAGACTTAGAAGTGTTGCACCCAGTTACATTATTGGCAAGACAAATGGGTTTGGAATTATAATGAAAACCAGTTTTTATCGGGTGTAGGCAGGTCAGAATTTAAGTGTACCTGAATCTCTAAATATCGGCCTATAATGGATGCATAATTCTATCGATTTACGAAGTAAAGACTATGATTAATATTGATAAGCTTATCATTGGTTTTGACAGTGCCTTACGCACTCTGCTGACGCCAGCTCAAACTTTGCGGTCTGTCCCCGGTAGTGAATTGCCGGAAGCTGAATTGACGGATATGGAGAAACGGCTATCGTGTGCATTAATGCGTGTGAATCATGTGGGTGAAGTCTGTGCGCAAGCGCTGTATCAAGGACAAGGATTAACGGCGCGTAATGAAACAGTACAGCAAACATTGATGCAGGCTGCACGTGAAGAAACAGAGCATCTGGCTTGGACGGAGCGCCGTATCGCTGAACTGGGCGGACGTAAAAGCTTACTCAATCCACTTTGGTATGGCGGATCTTTTGCCATTGGTGTTGTGGCGGGAATGCTGGGAGATAAATGGAATTTAGGATTCCTGGCTGAGACGGAGCACCAAGTTGGGGCGCATTTAGGCAGTCATTTGCTGCTTCTGCCTCATAATGACGAGAAAAGCCGTGCCATTGTGACGCAGATGAAAATTGATGAAGCCAGTCATGCGACCATGGCGTTATCATATGGCGGCGCAGAATTGCCGCTACCGGTAAAGTTCACGATGAAACTTGGATCAAAAGTAATGACTCAAACAGCATATTGGGTTTGAGCGTGGCATAAATTTATAATTTGTCGAGCAAGAAGAGAAATCAGAGCGATCAAGCAATCAGTGAAGAAAATTTCTGCAATGAAAAATATTAATCTGACACACCATTTTTTAATCGCTATGCCAACAATGGTGGACTCTTTGTTTTCCAAGACTCTGACGTATGTTTGTGAACACAATGAACAAGGCGCGCTGGGTATCGTTATTAATCGGCCCACTGATCTGACGCTGTGCAATCTTTTTAAACAACTCGGTATTTCACAGATGGACTCTCTCGCAGAATCAACGCCTGTGCTTTTCGGCGGACCTGTACAACTAGATTGCGGATTTGTATTACATCATCCGGTAGGTAAATGGCAATCGACATTGGTTGTCAATCAAGAAGTAGGGCTAACTACGTCACTGGATATCTTAAAAGCCATAGCAAATGCCGAAGGGCCTGAGCAAGTACTGATTGCGATGGGTTATGCTGGCTGGGCTGCGGGCCAAATTGAACATGAATTAGCACAAAACGCATGGCTAACGGTGCCAGCTTCGGCGGATGTGATATTTGATATGCCGTCCGAAGAAAGGCTACCTGCTGCGATGCAGCTATTGGGCATTACTAATTGTGCAAATCTTTCCAATGAAATTGGACATGCATAAATATCATTACGGATGACAGAAAATTTTTCGGATGGGCAGCCGGAGTATCAGTCACTAGAGCAGCTTCCTCAGGGGGCCGTATTAGCTTTTGATTTTGGGAAGAAGCGTATTGGTGTGGCGATTGGCAATAACATGCTGGGTATAGCACGTCCCCTCATGACGATTGATAACGAAGTGACAGAACAGCGTTTTGCAGTGATTGCTCAATTGCTCGACACATGGCAGCCGGTTTTATTGGTGGTCGGTCTGCCCATGCATAGTGATGGAACAGCTCATGAGCTGACACAATTAAGCCAGCGCTTCGCGCGACGTTTGGCAGGGCGTTTTAACATCAAGGTAATCTTGAAAGATGAACGCTATACTAGCCAAATGGCCAGTGCCGCATTACGCGAAGCGGGTATTGCCGGAAGAAAACAAAAATCAGTGCTGGATCAAGTGGCCGCACAACAAATACTCCAATCATTCTTTGACGAACAGCATGCAATTACCAGACGCTGAGATTTTACTCAAAAGTCTCGCAAAAAAAATACGATCTGATGGCGGTAAGGATTTTGTACTTGTGGGTATTCACACGGGCGGAGTTTGGCTGGCTGAACGCCTGCATCAGGAACTTGGAATTACACAGCCGCTAGGAACGCTGGATGTGTCTTTTTACCGCGATGATTTCGATAAAATCGGTTTGCATTCACAGGTTAAGCCATCAGAAATACCTTTTGAAGTGGAAGGAGCGCATATTATATTGGTTGATGATGTGCTGCATACCGGGAGGACAATTCGTGCAGCAGTCAATGAATTATTTGATTACGGCCGCCCTGCCTCCATTAGTTTGGCTACTTTGGTTGACCGGGGCGGCAGGGAATTGCCGATCGCTGCGCAATTTACCGGCATAGTGCTTGAATTGCCGGCCGATAAAATGCTGGAATTGAAACGGGAAGAAAGCGGAAAGTTAAGTCTGAATTTGTATGATAAGAGTCTTCCAGAATGATCAATAGGAATCCGCAACTCGATGAAAATGGTGTGCTGCAGCATTTACTGACAACGGAAGGATTGCCGGCTTCTATTTTGCTGCATATATTGGATACTGCCGAATCATTCGTGGGTGTCACCGAACGTGATGTCAAAAAGATCCCATTGCTGCGTGGAAAATCGATATTCAATCTTTTTTTTGAACCCAGTACACGCACACGAACGACATTTGAAATTGCTGCCAAGCGTTTGTCGGCAGACGTCATCAATCTCAATATTGCAGTTTCTGCGCAATCCAAGGGTGAGACATTACTGGATACAGTCAATAATCTCACCGCGATGAATGCGGACATGTTTATTGTGCGGCATGCACAGAGCGGTGCTGCTCATTTGATTGCCAAGCATGTCCGGTCAGATGTTCATGTGATTAATGCTGGTGATGGGAGTCATGCACATCCGACACAAGCTTTGCTGGATATGTTCACAATCCGGCGCTACAAACGGGATTTTCATAACTTGCGC
Proteins encoded in this window:
- a CDS encoding class I SAM-dependent methyltransferase, giving the protein MIDSQSPVIHDSIEIIPVNPAIDDYMISLLTQTDHPVLIEMEKFAQLRNFPIVNRLVGVFLETQAKMINAKRVFEFGSGYGYSAYWFARAVGADGCVICSDANDTNRERAEKYLSTAALWQRIEFCVDRAQDVFAQTNGLFDICYNDVDKGYYPEIWQMAKHRIRPGGLYIADNVLWHGRVAMKNCPDAEYDSTKAIVEHNRLIFSDPDFDTFINPTRDGVIVARKK
- the rpsP gene encoding 30S ribosomal protein S16; translation: MVIIRLARGGAKKRPFFNMVVANSRYARDGRFIERVGFYNPRATGGEETLRVQLDRVAYWQSQGAQLSTTATRLVKQFSTSKEATANS
- the rimM gene encoding ribosome maturation factor RimM (Essential for efficient processing of 16S rRNA), with product MGHIIGPFGIHGWVKVNPYTEYIDGLLEYPSWWLRKENDEWQEVRVETGHINGNILNARLKECTDRTQALKLKGMQIAVPRSQLPDLPEDGDSGYYWSDLVGTEVVNLEGKELGKVIGLFETGANDVLRVQCMDQEGKERLIPFIEHIIVKVDLKLSRITVDWGIDY
- a CDS encoding invasion associated locus B family protein — encoded protein: MKHKFRKLIIAGAVFTLCNSVQAAEPKLIGEHGDWTAYMFMENNNKVCYMVSKPKKSEGNYSKRGDVFALITHRPAEKSKNVFSYIAGYAYKPGSEATVTVNNQSFRLFTQDDSAWASDEATDNKITDGIKRGNSLVIKGASARGTETIDTFGLSGSSAAHKAISSECGVK
- the trmD gene encoding tRNA (guanosine(37)-N1)-methyltransferase TrmD, giving the protein MAFECDVITLFPEMFNAITQYGVIGKANRNAIFQLNTWNPRDFTHDNHRTVDDSPYGGGPGMVMMAQPLEDAITQAKARQKALGIEKTQTAYLTPQGKRLDHEMVKQLSTLPGLILLCGRYEGIDERLIMRQVDMEISIGDYVVSGGELAAMVLIDCIVRQIPGTLGDPESANQDSFADGLLDCPHYTRPEIYKGNQVPEVLMSGNHAHIRRWRLQQALGRTWLKRPDLFELKFAHGMTVEEEKLLEEFKQSCKSR
- a CDS encoding glycosyltransferase family 2 protein → MNTPVAPSVDVIIPVYNAPELTKRCIDSAVTVLGPSIRTIYIQDDASDTETCAMLDHLCYQQLHVYHAPENQGFGKSVNDAVARSDADLVLVLNSDTEIDENFLPLLCEAFAADPELAVISPAHDNSARSKLDRYQRRPGGYIATYRFQGYAFLIRRNLFAAMGGFDVQFGRGYFEDTDLGRRLVQQGWRMGVHPDASIHHAGGASFGRGRSYRVLAKRNRALYLSRYPEARRNILLVSGPYTLADLSVQLADSIDQVLRQGGGIHWLTPLPLPQLSCLQMRNGTASIKMAIGLMLRGRSRVDKRISAVWILPGAPVLLQILLVLFARVRNLEIRKWEAGQFEFAGRLSDSQQEFPEKPVLKQEIIKQNLE
- a CDS encoding (Fe-S)-binding protein → MLPKFSKDYIIHESNQCVSCGLCLPHCPTYRLLKSEADSPRGRIVLMNGVVNGRIPLNARFILHMDRCLTCRACESVCPNNVSYGHLIDETRALIADHSESMTVIRKSSARSVLEKQLLTRPARIDRLRRLFYFIQKSGWLRWLQKLDQLEKNKLFKFIVQLPLVKFPLAAIVDGKRAPGKLWRDIYPAEGKKRGEVGLFLGCVARITDVSTLNSSIYVLNRLGYTVHIPADQTCCGALHQHSGALKQAALLAQQNKSAFSRLKADTIISAASGCGVQLLESGVVDERNLITDISRFLATAEGWERVKIAPLPQKILVHDPCSLRNVLRDQVYPYKLIARIPGVQIVSLPGNDQCCGAAGTYFMDQPEIASSLLEPKLSAAMDSGARHLVTSNIGCAMHIANGLYEKGIDLEVLHPVTLLARQMGLEL
- a CDS encoding DUF2024 family protein, with product MQIHVYDTYVKAKDGHTMHFDVFTAVKDDQKAVEYAKQWLSTIGEADATVTSKECSFCHSQSAPANVTDEINKNGFYIYKMEGC
- a CDS encoding O-antigen ligase family protein — protein: MPANITHQELLVRFALVLLCLGFWRSEVNYVSFPLLGIAWVLDGGLYRLSQAIKEPFVQAILLLCTLLFLGLLWSELLGNGRMKWLKYFILLIFIPFYSLLNRKRLPWAIGGLATGYLGVLSVGIYQWLALGVQGIPLVGMSYLSFSAMLGVGAIMAVGFADMNRSKKLGILLWIVAIALIFIQFHQNGRILLLATLIAVLLMAFLRYKIEIRKFIGILISVSIVTVIFAYNSPVFQDRLIQAKNDIELLQQGNYSSSLGYRLAMWDVGLHAIAERPLSGYGTGSPERYFDNAILTYKNGIYKDLPEFQETSHYHNDWIEIGMHIGVPGMLALLFLYWGWYQAFKRSRLAILGAGLVSYIILAGFTDAFIIFSRTPVLLLLITGIIMSWHRQVPERI
- the rplS gene encoding 50S ribosomal protein L19; protein product: MNLIEQLEAEEIKRLNKEIPVFSPGDTVIVNVNVVEGDRKRVQAYEGVVIAKRNRGLNSAFTVRKISSGEGVERTFQTYSPLIASIEIKRRGAVCRAKLYYLRDRAGKSARIREKLPARASSTKNSSSASSDTAKETAV
- a CDS encoding class I SAM-dependent methyltransferase, with protein sequence MQPERIGTETTTVCYLCGKQGTIVYRNLVDRLFGAPGEWTFKKCTDADCGVVWLDPRPTIDEVGKAYQNYYTHDQSSYAQQTRLARIVRSILHTLSISLLGLRSERRRYKCMYLNKIAPGRLLEVGCGNGKRLARMRALGWDVTGQEIDPVASEYVREEKGIPVHLGPLETMDTPGEFDVVILSHVIEHVHDPVALLRMCHRLLKKNGLLVLLTPNVASYGHRKFGAGWRGLESPRHIHLFTCKTLVRLAQKSGFSNPNSWTTPIGAYGIGQSSSPSAETTKAGCQCMTTRDVLRGFWFQLAAYLVFQFDKNSGEESVLMATK
- a CDS encoding arsenate reductase family protein; translation: MRDKIVIYQKPTCSKCRATLSLLKESGEEFESINYYETPLTIDKLRELVQKLNLPVRDLLRKDEPSAGNLGAASDDEIIKAMVENPDLIQRPIVVRGSKARLCRPPENVMELLK